The following are encoded together in the Geobacter sulfurreducens PCA genome:
- a CDS encoding SpoIID/LytB domain-containing protein, with translation MVRALFVLLAVVFFAATAGGGTAPFRQETVRVAIVKGDDEVRVDGDGLLATDQGGEPVRFALPAPVRRVGEALSVGGRVLRRLTIASPSTVTVNGKRYRGIIELVPADKGILVINELPLEDYLVGLINCEISSQWPMESVKAQAVVARTYAVYQKKARAGAAYHLESTVLDQVYGGCEIEDSRAARGVRETAGEILTWAGQPIQAFYHSNCGGRTEVAENVWGFKLPYLKSVDCAYCSDTPSTRWEQTLPLKKLESLLRGAGIAVSGLRDIREGKRNNSGRLTELVLVSSRGSTAVPAVTFRKIVGYTVIKSTNFLVKVRGDEAVFTGMGYGHGVGLCQWGAKQRASDGFSYREILSYYFPEAVLTRMDDGQGSDARY, from the coding sequence GTGGTGAGAGCGTTATTCGTCCTTCTGGCCGTTGTCTTTTTCGCAGCGACAGCCGGCGGCGGAACCGCTCCGTTCCGCCAGGAAACCGTGCGGGTCGCCATCGTCAAGGGTGATGACGAGGTCCGTGTCGACGGCGACGGCCTCCTTGCCACGGACCAGGGCGGAGAGCCGGTGCGGTTCGCGCTGCCGGCCCCCGTCCGTCGCGTCGGCGAAGCCCTTTCCGTGGGCGGCAGGGTTCTGCGCCGCCTGACCATTGCCTCCCCTTCAACCGTGACGGTCAATGGCAAGCGGTATCGGGGCATCATCGAGCTGGTCCCGGCGGACAAGGGGATACTCGTCATCAACGAGCTCCCCCTCGAAGATTACCTGGTGGGGCTCATCAATTGCGAGATATCGTCCCAATGGCCCATGGAGTCGGTCAAAGCCCAGGCCGTGGTGGCGCGTACCTATGCGGTCTACCAGAAGAAGGCCCGCGCCGGCGCCGCCTATCACCTGGAGTCCACGGTCCTCGATCAGGTCTACGGCGGGTGCGAGATTGAAGACAGCAGGGCCGCCCGCGGGGTGCGCGAAACCGCAGGAGAGATACTCACCTGGGCGGGGCAGCCGATCCAGGCCTTCTACCATTCCAACTGCGGCGGCCGGACCGAGGTGGCGGAAAACGTCTGGGGCTTCAAGCTTCCCTACCTCAAGAGCGTTGACTGCGCCTATTGCTCGGATACGCCCTCAACCCGCTGGGAACAGACCCTGCCCCTGAAGAAGCTCGAATCGCTCCTTCGGGGGGCGGGCATCGCTGTGTCCGGGCTCAGAGATATCAGGGAAGGCAAGCGCAACAACAGCGGCCGTCTCACCGAGCTGGTACTGGTGTCGTCCCGCGGGAGCACCGCGGTCCCGGCGGTCACGTTCCGAAAGATCGTCGGCTACACTGTTATCAAGAGCACCAACTTCCTGGTGAAGGTGCGGGGTGACGAAGCCGTGTTCACGGGCATGGGCTACGGCCACGGGGTCGGCCTCTGCCAGTGGGGGGCCAAGCAGCGGGCCTCGGACGGATTCAGCTACCGTGAGATCCTGTCCTACTATTTCCCGGAAGCGGTGCTCACGCGCATGGACGATGGACAGGGGAGCGATGCTCGTTACTGA
- the queA gene encoding tRNA preQ1(34) S-adenosylmethionine ribosyltransferase-isomerase QueA yields MLVTEFDYHLPPELIAQEPLVQRDATRLMTVERDGGGIGEIPFRGIVDLFRPGDLLVINDTRVIPARLLGRKESGGKTEIFLVRRRPGDHETWHCLIRSSKPPRPGVTVLLPEGVRAVVREPGDGETWLVSFTPGEGFQEWLDRNGAMPLPPYIRREADAADRDRYQTVFARNRGAVAAPTAGLHMTAGLLDEIAGRGVRVAPVTLHVGLGTFMPIRVERLEDHRMHRERYHIPPATADAINGCRREGGRVIALGTTVCRTLEQAAAADGTIAAGEGEADIFIYPGYRFKAVDALITNFHLPKSTLLMLVSAFAGRDLLFRAYGEAVARRFRFFSYGDAMFIF; encoded by the coding sequence ATGCTCGTTACTGAGTTCGACTACCATCTCCCCCCGGAACTTATCGCCCAGGAACCTCTTGTCCAGCGGGACGCCACCCGGCTCATGACCGTGGAGCGGGACGGCGGCGGCATCGGGGAGATCCCGTTCCGCGGCATCGTGGACCTGTTCCGGCCCGGTGACCTGCTGGTGATCAACGATACGCGCGTCATCCCGGCGCGGCTCCTCGGCCGCAAGGAAAGCGGCGGCAAGACGGAGATCTTTCTCGTGCGGCGCCGACCGGGGGACCACGAGACCTGGCACTGCCTGATCCGCTCTTCAAAACCGCCCCGCCCGGGCGTGACGGTGCTCCTCCCGGAAGGGGTCCGCGCCGTTGTCCGCGAGCCCGGTGACGGGGAAACCTGGCTCGTGTCCTTCACACCCGGTGAAGGGTTTCAGGAGTGGCTGGATCGCAACGGCGCCATGCCCCTTCCTCCCTACATCAGGCGCGAGGCGGATGCGGCGGACCGGGACCGGTACCAGACAGTGTTTGCCCGCAACCGCGGGGCGGTAGCTGCGCCCACTGCCGGCCTCCACATGACCGCCGGGCTCCTGGACGAGATCGCCGGCCGCGGGGTCCGGGTGGCGCCCGTGACGCTGCACGTGGGGCTCGGCACGTTCATGCCGATCCGGGTCGAACGGCTTGAAGATCATCGGATGCACCGGGAGCGGTACCACATCCCCCCCGCGACCGCCGACGCGATCAACGGGTGCAGGCGGGAGGGAGGCCGGGTCATCGCCCTGGGCACCACCGTCTGCCGGACCCTGGAGCAGGCAGCGGCGGCCGACGGGACCATCGCAGCCGGCGAGGGCGAGGCCGACATCTTCATCTACCCCGGTTACCGCTTCAAGGCAGTGGACGCCCTGATAACCAACTTCCACCTGCCCAAGTCGACCCTGCTCATGCTCGTGTCGGCTTTCGCCGGCAGGGACCTTCTCTTCAGGGCCTACGGCGAGGCGGTGGCCAGGCGTTTCCGTTTCTTCAGCTACGGAGACGCGATGTTCATTTTCTGA
- the yajC gene encoding preprotein translocase subunit YajC, which translates to MLGIAFAMAAPPGGAQAGGAMGAFQAILPLVFMFAIFYFLLIRPQQKKAKEHRALLDSLKRGDQVVTAGGMHGKVSGIDGDIVNLEIAPGVVIKITKGYVASLKKD; encoded by the coding sequence ATGCTCGGAATCGCGTTTGCAATGGCGGCACCCCCGGGAGGCGCCCAGGCCGGCGGCGCCATGGGGGCTTTCCAGGCAATTCTGCCCCTGGTCTTCATGTTCGCCATCTTCTATTTCCTGTTGATCCGTCCCCAGCAGAAGAAGGCCAAGGAGCACCGGGCCCTGCTCGACTCCCTCAAGCGGGGCGACCAGGTGGTCACCGCCGGCGGCATGCACGGCAAGGTGAGCGGCATCGATGGCGATATCGTGAACCTCGAGATTGCACCTGGCGTCGTCATCAAGATCACCAAGGGATACGTCGCCAGCCTGAAGAAGGACTAA
- a CDS encoding ABC transporter ATP-binding protein — MANLLDIRQLSTVFHLAEGDVHAVNGVDISIAAGETVALVGESGCGKSVTAASILRLVPPPGEITEGEIRFEGTDLLAASEAEMRSIRGNRIGMIFQEPMTSLNPVFRIGSQIAEGLILHRRLGRRAAREEAERLLAQVGIPEPASRLDSYPHQLSGGMRQRVMIAMALACGPRLLIADEPTTALDVTIQAQILELLDRLGEEHRMALLLITHDLGVVAERADRTMVMYAGRIVEEGLTAELVTTPLHPYTDGLLASLPQRSVPGEPLRTIAGQVPSLVGGLAGCGFCNRCPRKVRECAQETPPLIERSPGHRARCWNPL; from the coding sequence GTGGCAAACCTGCTCGACATCAGGCAACTCTCGACCGTTTTCCATCTCGCCGAAGGGGATGTCCATGCCGTGAACGGCGTCGACATCTCCATTGCCGCCGGTGAAACCGTGGCACTGGTGGGGGAATCCGGCTGTGGGAAAAGTGTAACCGCGGCATCCATCCTGCGGTTGGTCCCGCCGCCCGGCGAAATAACAGAGGGCGAGATCCGATTTGAAGGGACCGACCTCCTGGCGGCAAGCGAGGCGGAGATGCGCTCCATCCGGGGGAACCGCATCGGCATGATCTTCCAGGAACCCATGACGTCCCTGAACCCGGTATTCCGGATCGGCAGCCAAATCGCCGAGGGGCTCATCCTCCACCGCCGGCTCGGGCGACGGGCGGCGCGGGAGGAGGCAGAGCGCCTGCTGGCCCAGGTGGGGATTCCCGAGCCGGCGTCCCGGCTCGATTCTTATCCCCACCAGTTGTCGGGTGGCATGCGGCAGCGCGTCATGATCGCCATGGCGCTGGCCTGCGGCCCGCGGCTTCTGATCGCTGACGAGCCGACCACTGCCTTGGACGTCACCATCCAGGCGCAGATACTGGAACTCCTCGACCGTCTCGGCGAAGAGCACCGCATGGCCCTTCTCCTCATCACCCACGACCTGGGAGTGGTTGCCGAGCGGGCTGACCGGACCATGGTTATGTACGCGGGACGTATCGTGGAAGAGGGGCTCACCGCCGAACTGGTGACCACCCCCCTGCATCCCTATACCGACGGGCTTCTGGCGTCGCTCCCCCAGCGCAGCGTTCCGGGCGAGCCGCTGCGTACGATTGCCGGACAGGTGCCGAGCCTGGTCGGCGGGCTCGCCGGCTGCGGCTTCTGCAATCGCTGTCCCCGCAAGGTACGGGAGTGCGCCCAGGAAACGCCTCCCCTCATCGAACGCTCGCCGGGCCACCGGGCCCGGTGCTGGAATCCCCTATGA
- a CDS encoding tetratricopeptide repeat protein, translating into MNKETLLAAVVALVVGLLGGYLVFSISGSKNPAPAGGMAGGGAPMVNYEERIAQTVKVVAQDPKNLQAWVQLGNDYFDTNQPQKAIEAYGKALELKPNDPNILTDQAIMYRAVGWFDKAVTNLEAAMKVDPKHVQSLFNLGIIYMEDLKQPAKAVEYWKRYLDLDPASPNAQRVRMMMEQAQQVQPSSSAPGPMFR; encoded by the coding sequence ATGAACAAGGAAACCTTGCTTGCCGCAGTTGTGGCTCTCGTCGTGGGACTCCTGGGCGGTTACCTGGTGTTCAGCATCAGTGGGTCCAAGAACCCGGCGCCGGCCGGCGGGATGGCGGGGGGGGGAGCTCCCATGGTGAACTATGAGGAGCGGATCGCCCAGACCGTCAAAGTCGTGGCCCAGGACCCGAAGAATCTCCAGGCCTGGGTCCAGCTGGGCAATGACTACTTCGACACCAATCAGCCGCAGAAGGCCATCGAAGCCTACGGCAAGGCCCTGGAGCTCAAGCCGAACGATCCCAACATCCTTACCGACCAGGCGATCATGTACCGGGCAGTGGGCTGGTTCGACAAGGCGGTCACTAACCTGGAAGCAGCAATGAAGGTCGATCCGAAGCATGTTCAGAGTCTGTTCAACCTGGGCATCATCTACATGGAAGACCTGAAGCAGCCCGCCAAGGCTGTCGAATACTGGAAACGCTATCTCGACCTGGATCCCGCGAGCCCCAACGCCCAGCGGGTCAGGATGATGATGGAACAGGCGCAACAGGTCCAGCCCAGCTCTTCGGCACCGGGCCCCATGTTCCGCTAG
- the secD gene encoding protein translocase subunit SecD yields the protein MSKGLLWRFSLIALFITLSLLYLTPTLVSPLPSWWKGLLPKDRIHLGLDLQGGTHLVMEVETQKAVEGTLDLIATDLEDALSAKTLRYKQIARQGGDRVGMTFYDRGTADEAQKLLKDKYPTMTLVPPYDEGGFVHLQLRMNEKEAQERKDRAVAQALETIRNRIDQFGVSEPVIAREGLTNIVVQLPGISDPKRAIELIGRTARLEFKLVDETVNPAIATPGTIPEDTEILMEKRTDPTTGAVTEIPLAVKKKAIITGDLLTDAQIRIDSQFNQPYVAIEFNSTGARLFDQVTAANVGKRFAIVLDNTIYSAPVIRERISGGSAQISGSFTEKEAADLAIVLRAGSLPAPVKIIQNVTVGPSLGEDSINKGLMAGAIGVALVILFMGIYYKLSGMVANFGMILNVLFLMGALAALGATLTLPGIAAIVLLIGMSVDANVLIFERIREELRLGKTPIAALDSGYDKAFLTIMDSHVTTLITAAVLFQFGTGPVKGFAVSLSLGVIINLFTALVGTKAIFDFVLNRLRVKRLSV from the coding sequence ATGTCCAAAGGGCTACTCTGGCGCTTCAGCCTCATTGCATTATTTATTACTCTGTCGCTTCTCTACCTGACCCCGACCCTGGTGTCGCCGCTGCCGTCCTGGTGGAAGGGACTCCTTCCCAAGGACCGGATACACCTGGGACTCGACCTGCAGGGCGGGACGCATTTGGTCATGGAGGTGGAAACCCAGAAGGCCGTTGAGGGGACCCTGGACCTCATCGCCACCGACCTGGAGGATGCGCTCTCGGCCAAGACGCTGCGGTACAAGCAGATCGCCCGTCAGGGGGGCGACCGGGTCGGCATGACTTTTTACGATCGCGGGACCGCTGACGAGGCCCAGAAGCTTCTCAAGGACAAGTACCCGACCATGACGCTCGTCCCCCCCTATGACGAGGGGGGCTTCGTGCACCTGCAGCTCCGGATGAACGAGAAGGAGGCCCAGGAGCGCAAGGACCGGGCCGTTGCCCAGGCCCTGGAAACCATCCGCAACCGGATTGACCAGTTCGGCGTTTCCGAGCCGGTCATTGCCCGCGAAGGACTCACCAACATCGTGGTCCAGCTGCCGGGCATCAGCGACCCGAAGCGGGCCATCGAGCTCATCGGCCGCACGGCCCGCCTTGAGTTCAAGCTGGTGGACGAGACGGTCAATCCGGCCATCGCCACGCCGGGAACCATTCCCGAAGACACGGAAATCCTGATGGAGAAGCGGACCGATCCCACCACCGGGGCGGTCACCGAGATTCCGCTGGCGGTGAAGAAGAAGGCAATCATTACCGGTGATCTTCTCACCGATGCCCAGATCAGGATCGATTCCCAGTTCAACCAGCCCTACGTGGCCATCGAGTTCAACTCGACCGGCGCCCGGCTCTTCGACCAAGTGACCGCCGCCAACGTGGGCAAGCGCTTCGCCATCGTCCTTGACAACACCATCTACTCGGCCCCGGTCATCCGCGAGCGGATCTCCGGCGGGAGCGCCCAGATCTCCGGCTCGTTCACCGAGAAGGAAGCGGCCGACCTGGCCATCGTGCTCCGGGCCGGTTCCCTCCCCGCCCCGGTCAAGATCATCCAGAACGTGACGGTGGGTCCGTCCCTGGGTGAAGACTCCATCAACAAGGGACTCATGGCCGGCGCCATCGGCGTCGCGCTCGTGATCCTCTTCATGGGGATCTACTACAAGCTGTCGGGGATGGTGGCCAATTTCGGGATGATTCTCAACGTCCTCTTCCTCATGGGGGCTCTGGCCGCCCTGGGGGCGACCCTCACCCTGCCCGGCATCGCCGCCATCGTACTGCTGATCGGCATGTCGGTTGACGCCAACGTTCTGATCTTCGAACGGATACGGGAGGAACTGCGCCTTGGCAAAACGCCGATTGCCGCCCTTGATTCAGGCTACGACAAGGCGTTCCTCACCATCATGGACTCCCACGTGACCACCCTTATAACCGCGGCGGTCCTCTTCCAGTTCGGCACCGGTCCGGTCAAGGGATTTGCCGTGTCGCTCAGTCTGGGGGTCATTATCAACCTCTTTACTGCCCTCGTCGGAACCAAGGCGATCTTCGATTTCGTCCTGAACCGTCTGCGGGTCAAGCGTCTGAGCGTCTAG
- the tgt gene encoding tRNA guanosine(34) transglycosylase Tgt, translating to MAAIQFRLLKQDGAARLGSLTTPHGLIETPIFMPVGTQATVKAMTPEELDAIGARIILANTYHLYIRPGHELIRRMGGLHRFMHWDRPILTDSGGFQVFSLNELRKISEEGVRFQSHLDGSYHTIRPEDAVAIQEALGSDIAMCFDECTPYPATHDYARRSMELTTRWARRCKDARRRGDQALFGIVQGGMYRDLREQSAAELVEIGFDGYAVGGLSVGEEKEHMYGVMEWTAPLLPVDQPRYVMGIGTPEDLVEAVWRGFDMFDCVMPTRNARNGMLFTSFGRLNIKGAAYAEDQGPVDPACGCYVCRNYSRAYLRHLYRSGEILASRLNTYHNLAYYLDLMAQIRTAIAEERFDSFRREFYARRETQ from the coding sequence TTGGCAGCTATCCAGTTCCGATTACTGAAGCAGGACGGCGCGGCCCGTCTCGGCTCTTTGACAACGCCCCACGGGCTCATCGAGACCCCGATCTTCATGCCGGTGGGAACCCAGGCCACGGTCAAGGCCATGACCCCCGAGGAGCTCGATGCCATCGGTGCGCGGATCATCCTTGCCAACACCTATCACCTCTATATCCGCCCGGGCCATGAACTGATCCGGCGGATGGGGGGGCTTCACCGCTTCATGCACTGGGACCGGCCGATCCTCACCGACAGCGGCGGGTTCCAGGTGTTCAGCCTTAACGAGCTCAGAAAGATTTCGGAGGAGGGGGTGCGGTTCCAGTCCCACCTGGACGGGTCGTACCACACCATCCGGCCCGAGGACGCCGTCGCCATTCAGGAGGCCCTGGGCAGTGACATCGCCATGTGCTTCGACGAGTGCACACCCTATCCTGCGACGCACGACTATGCCCGGCGCTCCATGGAGCTGACCACCCGCTGGGCCCGCCGCTGCAAGGATGCCCGCCGCCGCGGGGATCAGGCCCTGTTCGGCATCGTCCAGGGGGGCATGTACCGCGACCTGCGCGAGCAGAGCGCCGCAGAGCTGGTGGAAATCGGATTCGACGGGTACGCCGTGGGCGGGCTTTCAGTGGGAGAGGAGAAGGAGCATATGTACGGCGTCATGGAATGGACGGCGCCGCTGCTCCCTGTGGACCAGCCCCGTTACGTGATGGGGATCGGCACCCCGGAGGATCTGGTGGAGGCGGTCTGGCGCGGCTTCGACATGTTCGACTGCGTGATGCCCACCCGCAACGCACGCAACGGAATGCTCTTCACCTCCTTCGGCCGTCTGAACATCAAGGGGGCTGCCTACGCGGAGGATCAGGGGCCAGTGGACCCCGCATGCGGCTGTTACGTCTGCCGGAACTACAGCAGGGCCTACCTGAGGCACCTCTACCGTTCCGGCGAGATCCTGGCGTCGCGCCTCAATACGTACCACAACCTCGCCTACTACCTGGATCTGATGGCGCAGATCCGGACGGCCATCGCCGAGGAGAGGTTCGACTCCTTCCGCCGGGAGTTTTACGCCCGCCGGGAAACGCAGTAA
- the secF gene encoding protein translocase subunit SecF — protein sequence MQIIGKTNFDFMGKKKITFVISSIIALLGLIGVGQIALGTANMGIDFSGGTAVQLNFSQPVAIDQARHALAKHGFKDANLQEVSGGNKLLVKVGKATHVQGPAADAIEDAFRKEFTDNRFVIESSTEIGPAIGDKLRKDTLVAVVISLVGIVIYIAWRFDFAFGVGALAATLHDVLAMFAVFFVMQKEINLLFITAVLTIAGYSLTDTVVVFDRIRENLHKNVKDSLTAICNFSINEVLSRTIITALTTFLATASLFFFGGEVIHDFAFALLVGIIVGVYSSVFVASPIVVIWGSRNKETKA from the coding sequence ATGCAAATAATCGGCAAAACAAATTTCGATTTCATGGGCAAAAAGAAGATCACGTTCGTGATCTCTTCCATCATCGCATTGCTCGGACTGATCGGCGTCGGACAGATTGCCCTGGGAACCGCCAACATGGGGATCGATTTTTCCGGCGGCACCGCGGTCCAGCTCAACTTCAGCCAGCCGGTAGCCATCGACCAGGCCCGGCACGCCTTGGCCAAGCACGGTTTCAAGGACGCCAACCTTCAGGAGGTTTCCGGGGGCAACAAGCTTCTCGTCAAGGTCGGCAAGGCCACCCACGTTCAGGGGCCGGCAGCCGACGCCATCGAAGATGCCTTCCGGAAGGAGTTCACCGACAACCGGTTCGTGATCGAGAGCTCCACGGAGATCGGCCCGGCCATCGGCGACAAGCTCCGCAAGGACACCCTCGTGGCAGTGGTCATTTCACTGGTGGGCATTGTCATCTACATCGCCTGGCGCTTCGACTTCGCCTTCGGCGTGGGTGCCCTGGCGGCGACCCTTCACGACGTGCTGGCCATGTTTGCCGTCTTCTTCGTCATGCAGAAGGAGATCAACCTGCTCTTCATCACGGCGGTGCTCACCATTGCCGGCTACTCGCTGACCGATACGGTGGTCGTCTTCGACCGGATCAGGGAAAACCTGCACAAGAACGTCAAGGATTCCCTGACGGCAATCTGCAACTTCAGCATCAACGAGGTCCTTTCCCGGACAATCATTACCGCCCTGACCACGTTCCTGGCGACCGCCTCGCTCTTTTTCTTCGGTGGCGAGGTGATTCACGACTTCGCCTTCGCGCTGCTGGTGGGCATCATCGTCGGTGTATATTCATCCGTGTTCGTGGCGAGCCCCATTGTCGTGATCTGGGGGTCGCGGAACAAGGAAACCAAGGCCTAG
- a CDS encoding HD domain-containing phosphohydrolase produces MNSLRVKILGMITLIVVVIVATFGYLEYRNQQRTITRISARNAQILATTIQNSIENVMMSGQSDEVTRILTRLKAHEAINSLTIFDENGRILNSSDKREIGGQVDVQELEAYRKGNAIHLHSDGAHQQFHSISLIYNKPACQGCHDAGQAILGALEIELPIDYLQEDLAKGKSFALTSTLFMVLLIFVTISLFLHAYVNRPLKTIIASMQRVEHGDFNVRSDISSSDDMMALSDNFNMMVNKLKYYMETTISHERELARAQSKLSHHHEMHIMNQKLEEQLSEIENLNVSMEERIEEIEEANYKIADLASELEDKNTNLEQAVARLSTLYKVGLAVNSTMEPERLFNLIVKTTVDTLRAQIGYIILYSPREKNLQVTTLLGHTIPEGSTTTLPMKQSSVSTWVIENRRPLLITTMDEWPQFDRYSSLGYERRTLICAPLQIKDEIIGTITVVNKDDNSTYTIQELELLSTIAAQASIAIKNAQLYDEQQATYLHTIQALVSAIEASDSYTRGHSERVTRYSTELARKLRLSADRIKVIERAAILHDIGKIGIDLSLLHKEGKLSPDEIRDLQQHPVIGMKILEPIDFLQDVRQCIGQHHERYDGRGYPNRLGREEQLLESRILAVADAFDAMTSDRPYRKALPVDLAVRELIDNVGTQFDPELVPPFVELLESGILGITFQRKEPGASCPVRDHRRAERKVVAISEYGHRTN; encoded by the coding sequence ATGAATTCTCTTCGAGTAAAAATTCTCGGCATGATAACCCTGATCGTCGTGGTGATCGTTGCGACGTTCGGATACCTGGAATATCGCAACCAGCAGCGTACCATCACCCGCATTTCGGCACGCAACGCCCAGATCCTCGCCACCACCATCCAGAACAGTATCGAAAACGTCATGATGAGCGGGCAATCAGACGAGGTGACCCGCATCCTGACGCGCCTCAAGGCGCACGAAGCCATCAACAGCCTCACCATCTTCGACGAAAACGGCCGCATCCTCAACTCCTCCGACAAGCGCGAAATCGGCGGCCAAGTGGATGTGCAGGAACTGGAGGCCTACCGCAAGGGAAACGCCATCCACCTGCACAGCGATGGCGCCCACCAGCAGTTTCACAGCATCTCCCTCATTTACAACAAGCCTGCCTGCCAGGGATGCCACGACGCCGGCCAGGCCATTCTCGGCGCCCTCGAGATCGAGCTTCCCATAGACTACCTCCAGGAGGATCTGGCCAAGGGCAAGAGTTTTGCCCTGACTTCGACCCTGTTCATGGTCCTGCTGATCTTCGTCACCATATCGCTCTTTCTCCACGCCTACGTGAACCGCCCCCTGAAGACCATCATTGCGTCAATGCAGCGGGTGGAGCACGGCGACTTCAATGTGCGGAGCGATATTTCCAGCAGCGACGACATGATGGCGCTGTCCGACAACTTCAACATGATGGTGAACAAGCTCAAGTACTACATGGAAACCACCATCAGCCACGAGCGTGAATTGGCCCGGGCCCAGTCCAAGTTGTCCCACCACCACGAAATGCACATCATGAACCAGAAGCTGGAGGAGCAGCTCAGTGAGATCGAGAACCTGAACGTCAGCATGGAAGAGCGGATCGAGGAGATCGAAGAGGCGAACTACAAAATAGCCGACCTGGCCAGCGAACTGGAGGACAAGAACACCAACCTCGAGCAGGCCGTCGCGAGGCTTTCGACTCTCTACAAGGTGGGTCTCGCCGTCAACTCGACCATGGAGCCCGAGCGGCTCTTCAACCTGATCGTGAAGACCACGGTCGACACCCTCCGCGCCCAGATCGGCTACATCATCCTCTACTCGCCCCGGGAGAAGAATCTGCAGGTGACGACGCTGCTGGGCCACACCATCCCGGAGGGCTCGACGACAACGCTGCCCATGAAGCAGTCGAGCGTATCCACCTGGGTCATCGAGAATCGCCGACCGCTCCTCATCACCACCATGGACGAATGGCCCCAGTTCGACCGGTACAGCTCCCTGGGATACGAACGCAGAACCCTCATTTGCGCCCCGCTCCAGATCAAGGACGAAATCATCGGCACCATTACGGTGGTGAACAAGGACGACAACTCCACCTACACCATCCAGGAACTGGAACTGCTCTCCACCATCGCCGCCCAGGCGAGCATCGCCATCAAGAACGCCCAGCTCTACGACGAGCAGCAGGCAACCTATCTTCACACCATCCAGGCGCTGGTTTCCGCCATCGAGGCGAGCGACAGCTATACCCGCGGCCACTCGGAGCGGGTGACCCGTTACTCCACGGAGCTGGCGCGCAAGCTGCGCCTTTCCGCCGATCGCATCAAGGTGATCGAACGGGCCGCTATCCTGCACGACATCGGCAAGATCGGCATCGACCTGAGCCTGCTCCACAAGGAAGGCAAACTCTCGCCGGACGAAATCCGCGACCTTCAACAGCATCCGGTGATCGGCATGAAGATCCTGGAGCCGATCGACTTTCTCCAGGATGTGCGCCAGTGCATCGGCCAGCACCACGAGCGGTACGACGGCCGCGGCTACCCGAACCGCCTCGGCCGGGAGGAGCAGTTGCTCGAATCCCGCATCCTCGCCGTGGCCGATGCCTTCGACGCCATGACCTCCGATCGTCCCTACCGCAAGGCCCTGCCGGTGGATCTGGCGGTGCGGGAATTGATCGACAACGTGGGCACTCAATTCGACCCCGAACTGGTACCGCCCTTCGTCGAACTCCTGGAATCGGGCATCCTGGGCATCACCTTCCAGCGGAAAGAGCCGGGAGCCTCCTGCCCTGTCCGCGATCATCGGCGCGCGGAGCGCAAGGTGGTCGCCATCAGCGAATACGGCCACCGCACCAACTGA